TTATATCTTTCAGAGGAAAGGACGTATGATCCCCCTTAGGGTACCGAGCCTTATCATGTTACCTTCCGCATTGAATCTGACCGGGGATAAAAGTATTTCGGGTAATTTTATAATGGATACGGGAGCTAATTATTATTTGATAGCTTTTAGTCGGTTTGTTCGTCAAAACAGGCTGTTACTGAGCGGATTCAAACCCGAGGGAAGTGGGGCGACAGTGAGTTTGGGGCATTCAACACCAGTTTTTTATGGTCATGCACGTTCATTAAAAGTAGGCAGTGTAGTGAGCAAAAATGTACCTGTCACTCTTCAAGCTTCAACGGGCGGTGATTCTTCAAATCATACCGATGTAGACGGATCGATAGGTATACAGTTTTTCAGTGATTTCAATTTTACGATCGACTTATTGAGAAAAGTAGTACACCTGTCTCCTCGTAAGAAGTTAAAGTAAGGCATTCTTTCAGTAATGGCAGTGCAGTTATAGTCAGGGGAATGTTTTGCGGAAGTATACCGGTCGAATGAAGAACATCATTAAAAAATGTTCAATAGAATTAATAACCTGGAGTTTTTTGAGTTATCTTTGTTGTAGCTAATTAAACAATAAAAAGATGACTGTAATTTTTCCTTCACCCATTTTCGGTCCTGTTCATTCCCGCCGTTTGGGTGTTTCTTTGGGAATAAATTTATTACCGGACGACGGTAAAGTTTGTTCGTTCGATTGCATTTACTGTGAATGCGGCTTCAATGCCGAGCATCGTACAAAGAAGCTTCTTCCCACCCGTGAAGAGGTTCGTACAGCCCTTGAAGAAAAACTAAAAGATATGCAGGCAAATGGTCCTGCTCCCGATGTACTGACATTTGCCGGAAATGGTGAACCGACTGCACATCCCCATTTCCCGGAAATCATAGACGATACTCTTGCACTTCGGGACAAGTATTTTCCGAAAGCGAAAGTCAGTGTATTAAGTAATTCTACATTTATCGACCGCCCTGCTGTATTTGATGCACTGAATAAGATAGATAATAATATCTTGAAACTTGATACAGTGGATGAAGAATACATTCACCGGTTAGATCGTCCGAATGGAAAATATTCTGTAAAGAAGATTATCGAGAAGATGAAAGAATTCAAAGGAAACTGTATCATTCAAACTATGTTTCTCAAAGGGAGTTACCTGGGAAAGGATATGGATAATACCTCAGATAAGTTTGTACTTCCCTGGTTGGAGGCGGTAAAAGAAATCGCGCCCCGGCAAGTGATGATTTACACGATTGACCGTGAAACCCCTGATCATGATTTGCAGAAGGCAACTCACGAAGAGTTGGACCGGATTGTAGAATTGATTAAGAAAGCCGGCATTCCGGCAACAGCTTCTTATTAATTATAAAACAGAAAGCATACCAACAGAATTTTTCAATTATCAATGATATTATCAGGATTCCTTCAATCAAGATTGATTGGAGGAATTAATGTGTATTTATTGTGTTTAAACAGACAAAAACAGAGAAAGCAAATAGAGATTTTTTCGTAAGTATTTTAATGCCAATCCCATATGATATTCTACAGTTTTTTCACTGATAGACAATTGCTCGGCAATTTGTTTATAGGTTAAGTTTTGCTCCCGGCTCATGCGAAAGATTTCTTGCTGCCGTGGAGGTAATTGTGATATTAGTACTGAAAGATACTTTTTTAAATCGGATAATTCCAACTTATTTTCTTCTTCATATTCTTGTTCCATTGCTTGTAGAACAGTAACTTTCAGAAATGAGTAGTTTAATTTTTTGCGTGAATAATTAAAAATCATATTACGGGTAATGATAAAAAGAAACCCTTCAAAAGGCTGCTCTTCATCTATCAGATGTCTTGCTTCCCAGAGTTTGATGAAAACCTCTTGTACCACTTCTGCGATATCTTCAGAAGAAACTAGATAAAGCCGGGTAAAGCCATAGACCTTTTCCCAGTAATGTTTATATAGAAATGAAAAAGCATCTTCATCTCCATTTTTAAACCTTCTAATCAACTCTTTAGATATCATTTTATCTTTTTGGGACAAAATTAGCTAAATACTTTCTAAAAAAAAAATTGCTTTTTCACCAGGGTC
The nucleotide sequence above comes from Bacteroides caccae. Encoded proteins:
- a CDS encoding radical SAM protein, coding for MTVIFPSPIFGPVHSRRLGVSLGINLLPDDGKVCSFDCIYCECGFNAEHRTKKLLPTREEVRTALEEKLKDMQANGPAPDVLTFAGNGEPTAHPHFPEIIDDTLALRDKYFPKAKVSVLSNSTFIDRPAVFDALNKIDNNILKLDTVDEEYIHRLDRPNGKYSVKKIIEKMKEFKGNCIIQTMFLKGSYLGKDMDNTSDKFVLPWLEAVKEIAPRQVMIYTIDRETPDHDLQKATHEELDRIVELIKKAGIPATASY
- a CDS encoding RNA polymerase sigma-70 factor; translation: MISKELIRRFKNGDEDAFSFLYKHYWEKVYGFTRLYLVSSEDIAEVVQEVFIKLWEARHLIDEEQPFEGFLFIITRNMIFNYSRKKLNYSFLKVTVLQAMEQEYEEENKLELSDLKKYLSVLISQLPPRQQEIFRMSREQNLTYKQIAEQLSISEKTVEYHMGLALKYLRKNLYLLSLFLSV